Proteins encoded together in one Shewanella oneidensis MR-1 window:
- a CDS encoding LysR family transcriptional regulator, which translates to MPCIKASQIAAKITLKRQHALVSRHVKALEDELGCQLLYRTTRRVSMTEAGQTLYVKACEIDRLASEAERLVQDLTEDYCGRLTFTAPTELGKALLEPLLIPLMAHFPQVRFEFCFEQDIQDVEFGQFDLALRTTLKHSDNLVAKYLGRICHVLVAAPAYLLSADLINLQDLPLYSLLSGGETQWTLEHAAGESLTLGFEPAIISSNYATSHLLALSGQGIACLPYYLVHEDIAQHKLVRLLPEWQSYPHDLYMVYAKQSHYSKKLRQLQQLLLQWCADNPTFIRKS; encoded by the coding sequence TTGCCTTGCATAAAAGCCAGCCAAATTGCTGCAAAAATAACCCTGAAACGTCAACACGCCCTAGTGTCTCGCCATGTTAAAGCCTTGGAAGATGAGCTGGGCTGCCAGCTGTTGTATCGCACTACACGGCGAGTCTCGATGACTGAAGCTGGGCAAACCTTATATGTAAAAGCCTGTGAAATCGACAGATTAGCCAGCGAAGCCGAGCGTTTAGTGCAAGATTTAACCGAGGATTATTGTGGCCGTTTAACGTTCACTGCCCCCACTGAGTTGGGTAAAGCCCTATTAGAGCCTTTATTGATCCCGTTGATGGCGCATTTTCCTCAGGTTAGGTTTGAATTTTGTTTTGAGCAAGATATTCAAGATGTTGAATTTGGTCAGTTTGACCTTGCCTTAAGAACCACGCTTAAACATAGCGATAATTTAGTCGCTAAGTATCTCGGGCGAATTTGCCATGTGTTAGTGGCAGCGCCAGCATATTTGCTTTCGGCAGACTTGATAAATCTCCAAGATTTACCACTGTATTCGTTACTTTCAGGCGGCGAAACGCAGTGGACTCTCGAGCATGCCGCTGGGGAGAGTTTAACCCTAGGGTTTGAGCCCGCAATTATTAGCTCTAACTATGCCACCAGTCATCTTTTAGCCTTGAGCGGTCAAGGGATTGCCTGTTTGCCTTATTACTTAGTGCATGAGGATATCGCGCAGCATAAACTGGTGCGGTTACTGCCTGAATGGCAATCATATCCACATGATTTATATATGGTATATGCAAAACAAAGCCATTACTCCAAAAAGCTGCGGCAGTTACAGCAGTTATTGCTGCAATGGTGCGCGGACAACCCCACATTTATCCGTAAATCATAA
- a CDS encoding ribosome recycling factor family protein has translation MHDDISIPLPSLIHRIGREAVKRAQAMALKHGCELKRVRRSRNWSITGQAIAIQSCCGELKAQSDAAEFAFMIKKIDTALLQHADKLEPLSAKLIRLINQNPAITLGELMQQTQCSITEARLARFEAEL, from the coding sequence ATGCATGATGATATTAGTATTCCCTTGCCATCACTTATCCATCGTATCGGCCGCGAGGCGGTAAAGCGGGCGCAGGCAATGGCGCTAAAGCATGGCTGCGAGCTTAAGCGGGTGCGCCGCTCCCGCAATTGGAGCATTACAGGGCAGGCTATCGCTATTCAAAGCTGTTGTGGTGAGTTAAAAGCACAGAGTGATGCCGCCGAATTTGCCTTTATGATCAAAAAGATCGATACCGCCTTGCTGCAACACGCCGATAAGCTTGAACCATTGAGCGCAAAATTAATCCGCCTAATCAACCAAAACCCCGCCATTACCTTAGGCGAGCTCATGCAGCAAACCCAATGCAGCATAACAGAGGCAAGATTGGCCCGCTTTGAGGCCGAACTCTAG